A stretch of the Macaca mulatta isolate MMU2019108-1 chromosome 16, T2T-MMU8v2.0, whole genome shotgun sequence genome encodes the following:
- the COPS3 gene encoding COP9 signalosome complex subunit 3 isoform X3, producing MPSVPDFETLFSQVQLFISTCNGEHIRYATDTFAGLCHQLTNALVERKQPLRGIGILKQAIDKMQMNTNQLTSIHADLCQLCLLAKCFKPALPYLDVDMMDICKENGAYDAKHFLCYYYYGGMIYTGLKNFERALYFYEQAITTPAMAVSHIMLESYKKYILVSLILLGKVQQLPKYTSQIVGRFIKPLSNAYHELAQVYSTNNPSELRNLVNKHSETFTRDNNMGLVKQCLSSLYKKNIQRLTKTFLTLSLQDMASRVQLSGPQEAEKYVLHMIEDGEIFASINQKDGMVSFHDNPEKYNNPAMLHNIDQEMLKCIELDERLKAMDQEITVNPQFVQKSMGSQEDDSGNKPSSYS from the exons ATGCCCAGTGTTCCTGACTTTGAAACGCTATTCTCACAGGTTCAACTCTTCATCAGTACTTGTAATGGGGAGCACATTCGATATGCAACAGACACTT TTGCTGGGCTTTGCCATCAGCTAACAAATGCACTTGTGGAAAGAAAACAG CCCCTGCGAGGAATTGGCATCCTTAAGCAAGCCATAGACAAGATGCAGATGAATACAAACCAGCTGACCTCAATACATGCTGATCTCTGCCAG CTTTGTTTGCTAGCAAAATGCTTTAAGCCTGCCCTTCCATATCTTGATGTGGATATGATGGATATCTGTAAAGAGAATGGAGCCTATGATGCAAAGCACTTTTTATGTTACTATTATTATGGAGGAATGATCTATACTGGGCTGAAGAACTTTGAAAGAGCTCTCTACTTTTATGAACAG GCTATAACTACTCCTGCCATGGCGGTCAGTCATATCATGTTAGAAtcatataaaaagtatattttagtgTCTTTGATATTACTTGGCAAAGTACAACAGCTACCAAAATACACATCTCAAATTGTGGGTAGATTCATtaag CCTCTTAGCAATGCATACCACGAGTTAGCACAAGTGTATTCAACCAACAACCCCTCAGAACTCCGAAACCTGGTGAATAAGCACAGTGAAACTTTCACTCGTGATAACAACATGGGACTGGTGAAGCAATGCTTGTCATCTCTTTATAAGAAGAATATTCAGAGGCTAACAAAG ACCTTTTTAACTCTGTCATTACAAGATATGGCAAGTCGCGTGCAGTTATCTGGACCTCAGGAGGCAGAAAAATATGTTCTGCACATG atagaaGATGGTGAGATTTTTGCAAGTATTAACCAGAAGGATGGTATGGTCAGTTTCCATGATAAccctgaaaaatataataacccAGCCATGCTTCATAATATTGATCAGGAG ATGCTGAAGTGCATAGAGCTGGATGAGCGGCTGAAAGCCATGGACCAGGAGATCACAGTGAACCCTCAGTTTGTACAAAAG AGTATGGGCTCACAAGAAGATGATTCAGGAAACAAACCATCCAGTTATTCTTGA
- the COPS3 gene encoding COP9 signalosome complex subunit 3 isoform X2 gives MTQLCELINKSGELLAKNLSHLDTVLGALDVQEHSLGVLAVLFVKFSMPSVPDFETLFSQVQLFISTCNGEHIRYATDTFAGLCHQLTNALVERKQPLRGIGILKQAIDKMQMNTNQLTSIHADLCQLCLLAKCFKPALPYLDVDMMDICKENGAYDAKHFLCYYYYGGMIYTGLKNFERALYFYEQAITTPAMAVSHIMLESYKKYILVSLILLGKVQQLPKYTSQIVGRFIKPLSNAYHELAQVYSTNNPSELRNLVNKHSETFTRDNNMGLVKQCLSSLYKKNIQRLTKTFLTLSLQDMASRVQLSGPQEAEKYVLHMIEDGEIFASINQKDGMVSFHDNPEKYNNPAMLHNIDQEMLKCIELDERLKAMDQEITVNPQFVQKSMGSQEDDSGNKPSSYS, from the exons ATGACACAGCTTTGTGAACTGATCAACAAGAGTGGGGAACTCCTTGCGAAGAACTTATCCCATCTGGACACTGTGCTCGGGGCTCTGGATGTACAAGAACACTCCTTGGGCGTCCTTGCTGTTTT GTTTGTGAAGTTTTCTATGCCCAGTGTTCCTGACTTTGAAACGCTATTCTCACAGGTTCAACTCTTCATCAGTACTTGTAATGGGGAGCACATTCGATATGCAACAGACACTT TTGCTGGGCTTTGCCATCAGCTAACAAATGCACTTGTGGAAAGAAAACAG CCCCTGCGAGGAATTGGCATCCTTAAGCAAGCCATAGACAAGATGCAGATGAATACAAACCAGCTGACCTCAATACATGCTGATCTCTGCCAG CTTTGTTTGCTAGCAAAATGCTTTAAGCCTGCCCTTCCATATCTTGATGTGGATATGATGGATATCTGTAAAGAGAATGGAGCCTATGATGCAAAGCACTTTTTATGTTACTATTATTATGGAGGAATGATCTATACTGGGCTGAAGAACTTTGAAAGAGCTCTCTACTTTTATGAACAG GCTATAACTACTCCTGCCATGGCGGTCAGTCATATCATGTTAGAAtcatataaaaagtatattttagtgTCTTTGATATTACTTGGCAAAGTACAACAGCTACCAAAATACACATCTCAAATTGTGGGTAGATTCATtaag CCTCTTAGCAATGCATACCACGAGTTAGCACAAGTGTATTCAACCAACAACCCCTCAGAACTCCGAAACCTGGTGAATAAGCACAGTGAAACTTTCACTCGTGATAACAACATGGGACTGGTGAAGCAATGCTTGTCATCTCTTTATAAGAAGAATATTCAGAGGCTAACAAAG ACCTTTTTAACTCTGTCATTACAAGATATGGCAAGTCGCGTGCAGTTATCTGGACCTCAGGAGGCAGAAAAATATGTTCTGCACATG atagaaGATGGTGAGATTTTTGCAAGTATTAACCAGAAGGATGGTATGGTCAGTTTCCATGATAAccctgaaaaatataataacccAGCCATGCTTCATAATATTGATCAGGAG ATGCTGAAGTGCATAGAGCTGGATGAGCGGCTGAAAGCCATGGACCAGGAGATCACAGTGAACCCTCAGTTTGTACAAAAG AGTATGGGCTCACAAGAAGATGATTCAGGAAACAAACCATCCAGTTATTCTTGA
- the COPS3 gene encoding COP9 signalosome complex subunit 3 isoform X1, translating into MASALEQFVNSVRQLSAQGQMTQLCELINKSGELLAKNLSHLDTVLGALDVQEHSLGVLAVLFVKFSMPSVPDFETLFSQVQLFISTCNGEHIRYATDTFAGLCHQLTNALVERKQPLRGIGILKQAIDKMQMNTNQLTSIHADLCQLCLLAKCFKPALPYLDVDMMDICKENGAYDAKHFLCYYYYGGMIYTGLKNFERALYFYEQAITTPAMAVSHIMLESYKKYILVSLILLGKVQQLPKYTSQIVGRFIKPLSNAYHELAQVYSTNNPSELRNLVNKHSETFTRDNNMGLVKQCLSSLYKKNIQRLTKTFLTLSLQDMASRVQLSGPQEAEKYVLHMIEDGEIFASINQKDGMVSFHDNPEKYNNPAMLHNIDQEMLKCIELDERLKAMDQEITVNPQFVQKSMGSQEDDSGNKPSSYS; encoded by the exons ATGGCGTCTGCCCTGGAGCAGTTCGTGAACAGTGTCCGGCAGCTCTCGGCTCAAG GGCAAATGACACAGCTTTGTGAACTGATCAACAAGAGTGGGGAACTCCTTGCGAAGAACTTATCCCATCTGGACACTGTGCTCGGGGCTCTGGATGTACAAGAACACTCCTTGGGCGTCCTTGCTGTTTT GTTTGTGAAGTTTTCTATGCCCAGTGTTCCTGACTTTGAAACGCTATTCTCACAGGTTCAACTCTTCATCAGTACTTGTAATGGGGAGCACATTCGATATGCAACAGACACTT TTGCTGGGCTTTGCCATCAGCTAACAAATGCACTTGTGGAAAGAAAACAG CCCCTGCGAGGAATTGGCATCCTTAAGCAAGCCATAGACAAGATGCAGATGAATACAAACCAGCTGACCTCAATACATGCTGATCTCTGCCAG CTTTGTTTGCTAGCAAAATGCTTTAAGCCTGCCCTTCCATATCTTGATGTGGATATGATGGATATCTGTAAAGAGAATGGAGCCTATGATGCAAAGCACTTTTTATGTTACTATTATTATGGAGGAATGATCTATACTGGGCTGAAGAACTTTGAAAGAGCTCTCTACTTTTATGAACAG GCTATAACTACTCCTGCCATGGCGGTCAGTCATATCATGTTAGAAtcatataaaaagtatattttagtgTCTTTGATATTACTTGGCAAAGTACAACAGCTACCAAAATACACATCTCAAATTGTGGGTAGATTCATtaag CCTCTTAGCAATGCATACCACGAGTTAGCACAAGTGTATTCAACCAACAACCCCTCAGAACTCCGAAACCTGGTGAATAAGCACAGTGAAACTTTCACTCGTGATAACAACATGGGACTGGTGAAGCAATGCTTGTCATCTCTTTATAAGAAGAATATTCAGAGGCTAACAAAG ACCTTTTTAACTCTGTCATTACAAGATATGGCAAGTCGCGTGCAGTTATCTGGACCTCAGGAGGCAGAAAAATATGTTCTGCACATG atagaaGATGGTGAGATTTTTGCAAGTATTAACCAGAAGGATGGTATGGTCAGTTTCCATGATAAccctgaaaaatataataacccAGCCATGCTTCATAATATTGATCAGGAG ATGCTGAAGTGCATAGAGCTGGATGAGCGGCTGAAAGCCATGGACCAGGAGATCACAGTGAACCCTCAGTTTGTACAAAAG AGTATGGGCTCACAAGAAGATGATTCAGGAAACAAACCATCCAGTTATTCTTGA
- the COPS3 gene encoding COP9 signalosome complex subunit 3 isoform X4 codes for MQMNTNQLTSIHADLCQLCLLAKCFKPALPYLDVDMMDICKENGAYDAKHFLCYYYYGGMIYTGLKNFERALYFYEQAITTPAMAVSHIMLESYKKYILVSLILLGKVQQLPKYTSQIVGRFIKPLSNAYHELAQVYSTNNPSELRNLVNKHSETFTRDNNMGLVKQCLSSLYKKNIQRLTKTFLTLSLQDMASRVQLSGPQEAEKYVLHMIEDGEIFASINQKDGMVSFHDNPEKYNNPAMLHNIDQEMLKCIELDERLKAMDQEITVNPQFVQKSMGSQEDDSGNKPSSYS; via the exons ATGCAGATGAATACAAACCAGCTGACCTCAATACATGCTGATCTCTGCCAG CTTTGTTTGCTAGCAAAATGCTTTAAGCCTGCCCTTCCATATCTTGATGTGGATATGATGGATATCTGTAAAGAGAATGGAGCCTATGATGCAAAGCACTTTTTATGTTACTATTATTATGGAGGAATGATCTATACTGGGCTGAAGAACTTTGAAAGAGCTCTCTACTTTTATGAACAG GCTATAACTACTCCTGCCATGGCGGTCAGTCATATCATGTTAGAAtcatataaaaagtatattttagtgTCTTTGATATTACTTGGCAAAGTACAACAGCTACCAAAATACACATCTCAAATTGTGGGTAGATTCATtaag CCTCTTAGCAATGCATACCACGAGTTAGCACAAGTGTATTCAACCAACAACCCCTCAGAACTCCGAAACCTGGTGAATAAGCACAGTGAAACTTTCACTCGTGATAACAACATGGGACTGGTGAAGCAATGCTTGTCATCTCTTTATAAGAAGAATATTCAGAGGCTAACAAAG ACCTTTTTAACTCTGTCATTACAAGATATGGCAAGTCGCGTGCAGTTATCTGGACCTCAGGAGGCAGAAAAATATGTTCTGCACATG atagaaGATGGTGAGATTTTTGCAAGTATTAACCAGAAGGATGGTATGGTCAGTTTCCATGATAAccctgaaaaatataataacccAGCCATGCTTCATAATATTGATCAGGAG ATGCTGAAGTGCATAGAGCTGGATGAGCGGCTGAAAGCCATGGACCAGGAGATCACAGTGAACCCTCAGTTTGTACAAAAG AGTATGGGCTCACAAGAAGATGATTCAGGAAACAAACCATCCAGTTATTCTTGA